The proteins below come from a single Sorghum bicolor cultivar BTx623 chromosome 4, Sorghum_bicolor_NCBIv3, whole genome shotgun sequence genomic window:
- the LOC8071637 gene encoding protein MONOCULM 1, protein MLGAPGHDGHHAAERAHEHAAAQPSSPRGLVLATAGLIHRGDVDGARRAADQVLSTADPRGDAADRLAHHFARALARRVAAAPAPAGGAPTATAYLAYNQIAPFLRFAHLTANQAILDAAASGGARRLHIVDLDAAHGVQWPPLLQAIADRADPAVGPPEVRITGAGPDRDVLLRTGDRLRAFAGSLNLPFRFHPLLLPCTAQLAADPATGLELHPDETLAVNCVLFLHRLGGEGEVATFLKWVKSMNPAVVTIAEKEASSSIGSDDDCPPPDDLPRRVAAAMGYYSAVFDALEATVPPGSADRLLVENEVLGREIDAALALAPGRVGEHSWGFEAWASAARAAGLSPRPLSAFAVSQARLLLRLHYPSEGYVAEEARGACFLGWQTRPLMSVSSWQ, encoded by the coding sequence ATGCTCGGCGCACCTGGCCACGACGGCCACCACGCCGCGGAGCGCGCGCACGAGCACGCCGCCGCGCAGCCCTCGTCGCCCAGAGGCCTCGTGCTCGCGACCGCCGGCCTCATCCACCGCGGCGACGTCGACGGCGCCCGGCGCGCGGCGGACCAGGTCCTGTCCACCGCCGACCCGCGGGGTGACGCGGCCGACCGCCTCGCGCACCACTTCGCCCGCGCGCTCGCTCGCCGCGTCGCCgcggcgcccgcgcccgcgggAGGGGCACCGACGGCGACGGCGTACCTGGCGTACAACCAGATCGCGCCGTTCCTCCGGTTCGCGCACCTGACGGCCAACCAGGCGATCCTGGACGCCGCCGCCagcggcggcgcgcggcggtTGCACATCGTGGACCTCGACGCCGCGCACGGCGTGCAGTGGCCGCCGCTGCTGCAGGCCATCGCCGACCGCGCGGACCCTGCGGTCGGCCCGCCCGAGGTCCGGATCACCGGCGCTGGGCCCGACCGCGACGTGCTCCTCCGCACCGGCGACCGTCTCCGCGCCTTCGCCGGCTCCCTCAACCTCCCCTTCCGTTTCCAcccgctcctcctcccctgCACCGCGCAGCTCGCCGCTGACCCGGCCACGGGGCTGGAGCTGCACCCGGACGAGACGCTGGCCGTCAACTGCGTCCTCTTCCTGCACAGGCTCGGCGGCGAGGGCGAGGTCGCCACGTTCCTGAAGTGGGTCAAGTCCATGAACCCCGCCGTGGTGACCATCGCCGAGAAGGAAGCCAGCAGCAGCATCGGCAGCGACGACGACTGCCCCCCGCCGGACGACCTGCCGCGGCGGGTGGCCGCCGCGATGGGCTACTACTCGGCGGTGTTCGACGCCCTGGAGGCGACGGTGCCGCCGGGCAGCGCTGACCGTCTCTTGGTGGAGAACGAGGTCCTCGGCAGAGAGATCGACGcggcgctggcgctggcgcCGGGCCGCGTCGGCGAACACTCGTGGGGGTTCGAGGCGTGGGCCTCCGCCGCGCGTGCCGCCGGGCTCTCGCCTCGGCCGCTCAGCGCGTTCGCCGTGTCGCAggcgcggctgctgctgcggctgcaCTACCCGTCGGAGGGGTACGTCGCCGAGGAGGCCCGCGGAGCGTGCTTCCTCGGCTGGCAGACGCGGCCGCTCATGTCGGTCTCGTCTTGGCAATAG
- the LOC8082899 gene encoding uncharacterized protein LOC8082899: MGLGGRGVVGDRWSQRILWICALGSAMSLYFVAVERQAQNRARAVAEGLKALDGAGDDV, translated from the exons ATGGGGTTGGGAGGCCGGGGCGTGGTGGGAGATAGGTGGTCGCAACGCATCCTCTGGATCTGCGCCCTGGGCAGTGCCATGA GCCTCTACTTCGTGGCGGTGGAGAGGCAGGCGCAGAACCGCGCGCGGGCGGTGGCGGAGGGCCTCAAGGCCCTCGACGGCGCCGGGGATGACGTGTGA
- the LOC8082900 gene encoding ultraviolet-B receptor UVR8 yields the protein MRSLLLPRTCAFASRRFFSALAGSRAGAPCAGVVYGFGDNSHGAVGQPPPAADTYVPTPVPSLPPSMSAVAAGHYHSLAVSAAGEVWAWGRNDEGQLGRGLHSPRNTWSNAELVRGLENVQVQAVSASGVVSAAIGSDGSLWVWGRSKRGQLGLGKDIVEAAAPSKVEALASYDIVKVSFGWGHAMALTKDGKLFGWGYSENGRLGEMGQSTRAPSAEEYIGKMADKYYSSMLEAVEKMVEEKIRSEDNMPIIWEPFLVHEVSHLEVSDVSCGLDHSLILCSDGIVLSGGDNTYGQLGRKAGPPKLLPVGMSYKPFSMSASVGHSLALCHTSTEGTDGVETGLLSWGWNCSSQLGRPGQEDIPALVDCLSRERLVSASAGRVHSVSLTSKGEVWTWGSGRNGRLGLGSSIDEAEPCLVDTLEGVEVLQVAAGMDHNLVLVAE from the exons ATGCGTTCTCTCCTCCTCCCCCGCACGTGCGCCTTCGCTTCGCGGCGCTTCTTCTCCGCGCTCGCCGGCAGCAGGGCCGGGGCCCCGTGCGCCGGCGTGGTGTACGGGTTCGGGGATAACAGCCATGGCGCGGTGGGCCAGCCGCCACCGGCTGCCGACACCTACGTGCCCACGCCCGTGCCCTCCCTCCCGCCGTCCATGAGCGCCGTCGCCGCCGGTCACTACCACTCCCTCGCCGTATCTGCCGCCGGAGAGGTCTGGGCGTGGGGGCGCAACGATGAGGGCCAGCTCGGCCGCGGGCTTCACTCCCCGAG GAATACTTGGAGCAACGCAGAACTGGTCAGAGGATTGGAAAATGTTCAAGTTCAAGCTGTATCTGCTTCAGGCGTTGTCTCAGCAGCAATAGGATCTGATGGTTCTTTATGGGTTTGGGGGAGGTCAAAGCGTGGCCAACTTGGACTTGGCAAGGACATTGTAGAGGCAGCAGCGCCAtctaaagtggaagctcttgCTAGCTACGACATTGTTAAG GTATCATTTGGATGGGGGCATGCCATGGCATTGACAAAGGATGGAAAGCTATTTGGTTGGGGCTACTCGGAAAATGGAAGGTTAGGAGAAATGGGTCAAAGCACTAGAGCTCCTTCTGCAGAAGAATACATAGGAAAAATGGCAGACAAGTATTATAGTTCAATGCTGGAGGCTGTTGAAAAGATGGTTGAAGAGAAAATTCGCAGCGAAGACAATATGCCCATTATCTGGGAACCATTCCTTGTTCATGAAGTGAGTCATCTTGAGGTGTCTGACGTATCTTGTGGGCTTGATCATTCCTTGATTCTTTGCT CGGATGGCATTGTACTGAGCGGGGGTGACAACACTTACGGACAGCTGGGTAGGAAGGCAGGGCCGCCCAAATTGCTTCCTGTTGGCATGAGCTACAAGCCATTCTCCATGTCAGCAAGTGTCGGCCACTCTCTCGCACTATGCCACACATCGACTGAAGGCACCGATGGTGTGGAAACTGGACTCCTCTCATGGGGGTGGAACTGCAGCTCCCAGCTCGGACGGCCTGGTCAAGAGGACATCCCTGCACTGGTGGACTGTCTGAGCAGGGAGAGGCTGGTATCGGCCTCGGCTGGCCGAGTCCATTCCGTTTCTCTCACGTCGAAAGGTGAAGTTTGGACCTGGGGATCGGGCAGGAATGGCAGGCTAGGTCTGGGCAGCTCCATTGATGAGGCGGAGCCATGTCTTGTAGATACCCTGGAAGGGGTGGAAGTCTTGCAAGTTGCAGCAGGGATGGACCATAATCTCGTCCTGGTCGCCGAGTAG
- the LOC8082901 gene encoding uncharacterized protein LOC8082901 isoform X3, with the protein MIEQFVNFVIRPPRSEYNPDQYLWEEDFILAGRKYKRLDLELTNARGYILKCSHYVPAFIPENTALPCVVYCHGNSGCRADANEAAVILLPSNITVFTLDFSGSGLSGGDYVSLGWHEKEDLKCAVSCLRDNKQVSTIGLWGRSMGAVTCLLYGAEDPSIAGMVMDSAFTNLYDLMMELVDVYKIRVPKFTVKMVVQYMRRIIQKRAKFDIMDLNVLKLAPKMFIPALFGHGLNDMFIQPHHCDRIHQAYGGDKNIIKFDGDHNSPRPQSYYDSVSIFFYKTLRPPMLPTTRSKLHVGAFKVGSITNESFFFEIINGLRSANTAACSSSRDAPNIPHDSTSVVELLSSMNQLSIKNENDLLQDFLLDENCSLSEIDGDSVGSRLQDKTSRRNEESCSFTSSNRESWGRCSSLGAASDESFSANNNDKQVVHCFN; encoded by the exons ATGATCGAGCAGTTCGTTAATTTCGTCATCCGGCCGCCCCG GTCAGAATATAATCCAGATCAGTATCTATGGGAGGAAGATTTTATCCTTGCAGGACGTAAATACAAACGACTAGACTTGGAG CTTACAAATGCAAGAGGCTATATTTTAAAATGCAGCCACTATGTTCCTGCTTTTATCCCAGAGAACACTGCCCTCCCATGTGTGGTCTACTGCCACGGAAATAG CGGATGTCGAGCAGATGCAAATGAAGCCGCTGTAATACTTCTTCCTTCAAATATCACTGTTTTCACACTTGACTTTTCTGGGTCAGGTCTATCGGGTGGGGATTATGTCAGCTTGGGTTGGCATGAG AAAGAGGACCTCAAATGTGCAGTGTCATGTCTTCGGGACAACAAACAAGTTTCCACTATAGGCCTTTGGGGGCGATCAATGGGTGCTGTTACATG CCTACTCTATGGAGCAGAGGACCCCTCTATTGCTGGCATGGTAATGGATAGTGCTTTCACTAACCTATATGACTTGATGATGGAACTTGTTGACGTTTACAAAATTCGAGTTCCTAAATTCACG GTTAAGATGGTTGTACAGTACATGCGGCGAATCATTCAGAAAAGAGCTAAGTTTGACATAATGGATCTTAATGTTTTAAAG TTGGCTCCCAAGATGTTTATCCCTGCATTATTTGGACATGGTTTGAATGATATGTTTATTCAGCCTCACCATTGTGATCGTATTCACCAGGCATATGGG GgggataaaaatataattaaatttgatggtGATCATAATTCCCCAAGACCTCAATCATATTATGATTCAGTTTCTATATTCTTCTATAAAACTTTGCGTCCTCCTATGCTGCCTACAACACGATCAAAGCTTCATGTGGGCGCATTTAAAGTTGGTAGCATAACCAATGAG AGTTTCTTCTTTGAAATCATCAATGGTCTACGGTCAGCAAACACTGCAGCCTGCAGTTCATCAAGAGATGCACCTAACATCCCACATG ATAGCACATCTGTAGTTGAATTGTTGTCTAGCATGAATCAACTGTCCATTAAGAATGAGAATGACTTG CTGCAGGACTTTCTTTTAGATGAAAACTGCAGCCTGTCAGAGATTGATGGGGATAGCGTTGGATCACGTTTGCAG GATAAAACAAGTAGGCGCAATGAGGAGTCATGTTCATTCACAAGCTCTAACAGAGAAAGTTGGGGCAGATGTTCATCTTTAGGAGCAGCCAGTGATGAATCATTCTCAgccaataataatgataagcaggTGGTACATTGCTTCAATTGA
- the LOC8082901 gene encoding uncharacterized protein LOC8082901 isoform X1 — MIEQFVNFVIRPPRSEYNPDQYLWEEDFILAGRKYKRLDLELTNARGYILKCSHYVPAFIPENTALPCVVYCHGNSGCRADANEAAVILLPSNITVFTLDFSGSGLSGGDYVSLGWHEKEDLKCAVSCLRDNKQVSTIGLWGRSMGAVTCLLYGAEDPSIAGMVMDSAFTNLYDLMMELVDVYKIRVPKFTVKMVVQYMRRIIQKRAKFDIMDLNVLKLAPKMFIPALFGHGLNDMFIQPHHCDRIHQAYGGDKNIIKFDGDHNSPRPQSYYDSVSIFFYKTLRPPMLPTTRSKLHVGAFKVGSITNESFFFEIINGLRSANTAACSSSRDAPNIPHDSTSVVELLSSMNQLSIKNENDLLQDFLLDENCSLSEIDGDSVGSRLQDKTSRRNEESCSFTSSNRESWGRCSSLGAASDESFSANNNDKQNLTVKALATPLRQNQRQSQRKPMEKSKQKKIQALWKKIKREKVEMGDSLSSRLKMCLGQSPRHKRSRSSGGITTS, encoded by the exons ATGATCGAGCAGTTCGTTAATTTCGTCATCCGGCCGCCCCG GTCAGAATATAATCCAGATCAGTATCTATGGGAGGAAGATTTTATCCTTGCAGGACGTAAATACAAACGACTAGACTTGGAG CTTACAAATGCAAGAGGCTATATTTTAAAATGCAGCCACTATGTTCCTGCTTTTATCCCAGAGAACACTGCCCTCCCATGTGTGGTCTACTGCCACGGAAATAG CGGATGTCGAGCAGATGCAAATGAAGCCGCTGTAATACTTCTTCCTTCAAATATCACTGTTTTCACACTTGACTTTTCTGGGTCAGGTCTATCGGGTGGGGATTATGTCAGCTTGGGTTGGCATGAG AAAGAGGACCTCAAATGTGCAGTGTCATGTCTTCGGGACAACAAACAAGTTTCCACTATAGGCCTTTGGGGGCGATCAATGGGTGCTGTTACATG CCTACTCTATGGAGCAGAGGACCCCTCTATTGCTGGCATGGTAATGGATAGTGCTTTCACTAACCTATATGACTTGATGATGGAACTTGTTGACGTTTACAAAATTCGAGTTCCTAAATTCACG GTTAAGATGGTTGTACAGTACATGCGGCGAATCATTCAGAAAAGAGCTAAGTTTGACATAATGGATCTTAATGTTTTAAAG TTGGCTCCCAAGATGTTTATCCCTGCATTATTTGGACATGGTTTGAATGATATGTTTATTCAGCCTCACCATTGTGATCGTATTCACCAGGCATATGGG GgggataaaaatataattaaatttgatggtGATCATAATTCCCCAAGACCTCAATCATATTATGATTCAGTTTCTATATTCTTCTATAAAACTTTGCGTCCTCCTATGCTGCCTACAACACGATCAAAGCTTCATGTGGGCGCATTTAAAGTTGGTAGCATAACCAATGAG AGTTTCTTCTTTGAAATCATCAATGGTCTACGGTCAGCAAACACTGCAGCCTGCAGTTCATCAAGAGATGCACCTAACATCCCACATG ATAGCACATCTGTAGTTGAATTGTTGTCTAGCATGAATCAACTGTCCATTAAGAATGAGAATGACTTG CTGCAGGACTTTCTTTTAGATGAAAACTGCAGCCTGTCAGAGATTGATGGGGATAGCGTTGGATCACGTTTGCAG GATAAAACAAGTAGGCGCAATGAGGAGTCATGTTCATTCACAAGCTCTAACAGAGAAAGTTGGGGCAGATGTTCATCTTTAGGAGCAGCCAGTGATGAATCATTCTCAgccaataataatgataagcag AATTTGACAGTGAAGGCTTTGGCTACGCCTCTAAGACAAAACCAGAGACAAAGCCAGCGGAAACCGATGGAGAAATCTAAGCAGAAGAAGATTCAAGCGTTGTGGAAGAAGATTAAGCGCGAGAAGGTGGAGATGGGGGATAGCCTATCTTCGCGTTTGAAGATGTGCCTGGGGCAATCTCCGCGGCACAAGAGGAGTAGATCGTCTGGAGGGATTACAACTTCATAG
- the LOC8082901 gene encoding uncharacterized protein LOC8082901 isoform X2, whose amino-acid sequence MIEQFVNFVIRPPRSEYNPDQYLWEEDFILAGRKYKRLDLELTNARGYILKCSHYVPAFIPENTALPCVVYCHGNSGCRADANEAAVILLPSNITVFTLDFSGSGLSGGDYVSLGWHEKEDLKCAVSCLRDNKQVSTIGLWGRSMGAVTCLLYGAEDPSIAGMVMDSAFTNLYDLMMELVDVYKIRVPKFTVKMVVQYMRRIIQKRAKFDIMDLNVLKLAPKMFIPALFGHGLNDMFIQPHHCDRIHQAYGGDKNIIKFDGDHNSPRPQSYYDSVSIFFYKTLRPPMLPTTRSKLHVGAFKVGSITNESFFFEIINGLRSANTAACSSSRDAPNIPHDSTSVVELLSSMNQLSIKNENDLDFLLDENCSLSEIDGDSVGSRLQDKTSRRNEESCSFTSSNRESWGRCSSLGAASDESFSANNNDKQNLTVKALATPLRQNQRQSQRKPMEKSKQKKIQALWKKIKREKVEMGDSLSSRLKMCLGQSPRHKRSRSSGGITTS is encoded by the exons ATGATCGAGCAGTTCGTTAATTTCGTCATCCGGCCGCCCCG GTCAGAATATAATCCAGATCAGTATCTATGGGAGGAAGATTTTATCCTTGCAGGACGTAAATACAAACGACTAGACTTGGAG CTTACAAATGCAAGAGGCTATATTTTAAAATGCAGCCACTATGTTCCTGCTTTTATCCCAGAGAACACTGCCCTCCCATGTGTGGTCTACTGCCACGGAAATAG CGGATGTCGAGCAGATGCAAATGAAGCCGCTGTAATACTTCTTCCTTCAAATATCACTGTTTTCACACTTGACTTTTCTGGGTCAGGTCTATCGGGTGGGGATTATGTCAGCTTGGGTTGGCATGAG AAAGAGGACCTCAAATGTGCAGTGTCATGTCTTCGGGACAACAAACAAGTTTCCACTATAGGCCTTTGGGGGCGATCAATGGGTGCTGTTACATG CCTACTCTATGGAGCAGAGGACCCCTCTATTGCTGGCATGGTAATGGATAGTGCTTTCACTAACCTATATGACTTGATGATGGAACTTGTTGACGTTTACAAAATTCGAGTTCCTAAATTCACG GTTAAGATGGTTGTACAGTACATGCGGCGAATCATTCAGAAAAGAGCTAAGTTTGACATAATGGATCTTAATGTTTTAAAG TTGGCTCCCAAGATGTTTATCCCTGCATTATTTGGACATGGTTTGAATGATATGTTTATTCAGCCTCACCATTGTGATCGTATTCACCAGGCATATGGG GgggataaaaatataattaaatttgatggtGATCATAATTCCCCAAGACCTCAATCATATTATGATTCAGTTTCTATATTCTTCTATAAAACTTTGCGTCCTCCTATGCTGCCTACAACACGATCAAAGCTTCATGTGGGCGCATTTAAAGTTGGTAGCATAACCAATGAG AGTTTCTTCTTTGAAATCATCAATGGTCTACGGTCAGCAAACACTGCAGCCTGCAGTTCATCAAGAGATGCACCTAACATCCCACATG ATAGCACATCTGTAGTTGAATTGTTGTCTAGCATGAATCAACTGTCCATTAAGAATGAGAATGACTTG GACTTTCTTTTAGATGAAAACTGCAGCCTGTCAGAGATTGATGGGGATAGCGTTGGATCACGTTTGCAG GATAAAACAAGTAGGCGCAATGAGGAGTCATGTTCATTCACAAGCTCTAACAGAGAAAGTTGGGGCAGATGTTCATCTTTAGGAGCAGCCAGTGATGAATCATTCTCAgccaataataatgataagcag AATTTGACAGTGAAGGCTTTGGCTACGCCTCTAAGACAAAACCAGAGACAAAGCCAGCGGAAACCGATGGAGAAATCTAAGCAGAAGAAGATTCAAGCGTTGTGGAAGAAGATTAAGCGCGAGAAGGTGGAGATGGGGGATAGCCTATCTTCGCGTTTGAAGATGTGCCTGGGGCAATCTCCGCGGCACAAGAGGAGTAGATCGTCTGGAGGGATTACAACTTCATAG
- the LOC8082901 gene encoding uncharacterized protein LOC8082901 isoform X4: MFLLLSQRTLPSHVWSTATEIEAQTITGLSGGDYVSLGWHEKEDLKCAVSCLRDNKQVSTIGLWGRSMGAVTCLLYGAEDPSIAGMVMDSAFTNLYDLMMELVDVYKIRVPKFTVKMVVQYMRRIIQKRAKFDIMDLNVLKLAPKMFIPALFGHGLNDMFIQPHHCDRIHQAYGGDKNIIKFDGDHNSPRPQSYYDSVSIFFYKTLRPPMLPTTRSKLHVGAFKVGSITNESFFFEIINGLRSANTAACSSSRDAPNIPHDSTSVVELLSSMNQLSIKNENDLLQDFLLDENCSLSEIDGDSVGSRLQDKTSRRNEESCSFTSSNRESWGRCSSLGAASDESFSANNNDKQNLTVKALATPLRQNQRQSQRKPMEKSKQKKIQALWKKIKREKVEMGDSLSSRLKMCLGQSPRHKRSRSSGGITTS, from the exons ATGTTCCTGCTTTTATCCCAGAGAACACTGCCCTCCCATGTGTGGTCTACTGCCACGGAAATAG AAGCTCAAACAATCACTG GTCTATCGGGTGGGGATTATGTCAGCTTGGGTTGGCATGAG AAAGAGGACCTCAAATGTGCAGTGTCATGTCTTCGGGACAACAAACAAGTTTCCACTATAGGCCTTTGGGGGCGATCAATGGGTGCTGTTACATG CCTACTCTATGGAGCAGAGGACCCCTCTATTGCTGGCATGGTAATGGATAGTGCTTTCACTAACCTATATGACTTGATGATGGAACTTGTTGACGTTTACAAAATTCGAGTTCCTAAATTCACG GTTAAGATGGTTGTACAGTACATGCGGCGAATCATTCAGAAAAGAGCTAAGTTTGACATAATGGATCTTAATGTTTTAAAG TTGGCTCCCAAGATGTTTATCCCTGCATTATTTGGACATGGTTTGAATGATATGTTTATTCAGCCTCACCATTGTGATCGTATTCACCAGGCATATGGG GgggataaaaatataattaaatttgatggtGATCATAATTCCCCAAGACCTCAATCATATTATGATTCAGTTTCTATATTCTTCTATAAAACTTTGCGTCCTCCTATGCTGCCTACAACACGATCAAAGCTTCATGTGGGCGCATTTAAAGTTGGTAGCATAACCAATGAG AGTTTCTTCTTTGAAATCATCAATGGTCTACGGTCAGCAAACACTGCAGCCTGCAGTTCATCAAGAGATGCACCTAACATCCCACATG ATAGCACATCTGTAGTTGAATTGTTGTCTAGCATGAATCAACTGTCCATTAAGAATGAGAATGACTTG CTGCAGGACTTTCTTTTAGATGAAAACTGCAGCCTGTCAGAGATTGATGGGGATAGCGTTGGATCACGTTTGCAG GATAAAACAAGTAGGCGCAATGAGGAGTCATGTTCATTCACAAGCTCTAACAGAGAAAGTTGGGGCAGATGTTCATCTTTAGGAGCAGCCAGTGATGAATCATTCTCAgccaataataatgataagcag AATTTGACAGTGAAGGCTTTGGCTACGCCTCTAAGACAAAACCAGAGACAAAGCCAGCGGAAACCGATGGAGAAATCTAAGCAGAAGAAGATTCAAGCGTTGTGGAAGAAGATTAAGCGCGAGAAGGTGGAGATGGGGGATAGCCTATCTTCGCGTTTGAAGATGTGCCTGGGGCAATCTCCGCGGCACAAGAGGAGTAGATCGTCTGGAGGGATTACAACTTCATAG
- the LOC8082901 gene encoding uncharacterized protein LOC8082901 isoform X5, with protein sequence MFLLLSQRTLPSHVWSTATEIGLSGGDYVSLGWHEKEDLKCAVSCLRDNKQVSTIGLWGRSMGAVTCLLYGAEDPSIAGMVMDSAFTNLYDLMMELVDVYKIRVPKFTVKMVVQYMRRIIQKRAKFDIMDLNVLKLAPKMFIPALFGHGLNDMFIQPHHCDRIHQAYGGDKNIIKFDGDHNSPRPQSYYDSVSIFFYKTLRPPMLPTTRSKLHVGAFKVGSITNESFFFEIINGLRSANTAACSSSRDAPNIPHDSTSVVELLSSMNQLSIKNENDLLQDFLLDENCSLSEIDGDSVGSRLQDKTSRRNEESCSFTSSNRESWGRCSSLGAASDESFSANNNDKQNLTVKALATPLRQNQRQSQRKPMEKSKQKKIQALWKKIKREKVEMGDSLSSRLKMCLGQSPRHKRSRSSGGITTS encoded by the exons ATGTTCCTGCTTTTATCCCAGAGAACACTGCCCTCCCATGTGTGGTCTACTGCCACGGAAATAG GTCTATCGGGTGGGGATTATGTCAGCTTGGGTTGGCATGAG AAAGAGGACCTCAAATGTGCAGTGTCATGTCTTCGGGACAACAAACAAGTTTCCACTATAGGCCTTTGGGGGCGATCAATGGGTGCTGTTACATG CCTACTCTATGGAGCAGAGGACCCCTCTATTGCTGGCATGGTAATGGATAGTGCTTTCACTAACCTATATGACTTGATGATGGAACTTGTTGACGTTTACAAAATTCGAGTTCCTAAATTCACG GTTAAGATGGTTGTACAGTACATGCGGCGAATCATTCAGAAAAGAGCTAAGTTTGACATAATGGATCTTAATGTTTTAAAG TTGGCTCCCAAGATGTTTATCCCTGCATTATTTGGACATGGTTTGAATGATATGTTTATTCAGCCTCACCATTGTGATCGTATTCACCAGGCATATGGG GgggataaaaatataattaaatttgatggtGATCATAATTCCCCAAGACCTCAATCATATTATGATTCAGTTTCTATATTCTTCTATAAAACTTTGCGTCCTCCTATGCTGCCTACAACACGATCAAAGCTTCATGTGGGCGCATTTAAAGTTGGTAGCATAACCAATGAG AGTTTCTTCTTTGAAATCATCAATGGTCTACGGTCAGCAAACACTGCAGCCTGCAGTTCATCAAGAGATGCACCTAACATCCCACATG ATAGCACATCTGTAGTTGAATTGTTGTCTAGCATGAATCAACTGTCCATTAAGAATGAGAATGACTTG CTGCAGGACTTTCTTTTAGATGAAAACTGCAGCCTGTCAGAGATTGATGGGGATAGCGTTGGATCACGTTTGCAG GATAAAACAAGTAGGCGCAATGAGGAGTCATGTTCATTCACAAGCTCTAACAGAGAAAGTTGGGGCAGATGTTCATCTTTAGGAGCAGCCAGTGATGAATCATTCTCAgccaataataatgataagcag AATTTGACAGTGAAGGCTTTGGCTACGCCTCTAAGACAAAACCAGAGACAAAGCCAGCGGAAACCGATGGAGAAATCTAAGCAGAAGAAGATTCAAGCGTTGTGGAAGAAGATTAAGCGCGAGAAGGTGGAGATGGGGGATAGCCTATCTTCGCGTTTGAAGATGTGCCTGGGGCAATCTCCGCGGCACAAGAGGAGTAGATCGTCTGGAGGGATTACAACTTCATAG